One genomic region from Proteus vulgaris encodes:
- a CDS encoding DUF523 domain-containing protein has translation MKNKILVSACLMGFKVRYNDTEKAQLNTVFEQWQQEQRLVIHCPELAAGLPTPRASAEILEADGYQVMQNSAKVIENTGNDVTAHYQLAAWLALRTALDSNCIVALLTDKSPTCGSQYIYDGNFSGVTKQGEGVATTLLRQHGIKVFSENQLDELIDWVENWGKENIIL, from the coding sequence ATGAAAAATAAAATACTCGTTAGTGCTTGCCTGATGGGATTTAAGGTTCGTTATAACGACACAGAAAAAGCACAATTAAATACAGTATTTGAACAGTGGCAACAAGAGCAACGATTAGTGATCCACTGCCCTGAACTTGCAGCTGGGTTGCCAACACCTAGAGCCTCGGCTGAAATATTGGAAGCTGATGGTTATCAAGTTATGCAAAATAGCGCAAAAGTGATTGAAAACACGGGTAACGATGTGACAGCCCATTACCAACTTGCAGCATGGCTTGCTTTGCGCACAGCTTTAGATTCTAACTGTATCGTTGCCCTATTAACCGATAAAAGCCCAACCTGTGGTAGCCAATATATCTATGATGGCAATTTCTCTGGTGTGACAAAGCAAGGTGAAGGTGTTGCAACAACCTTATTACGTCAACATGGTATAAAGGTATTTTCTGAAAATCAGTTGGATGAATTAATTGATTGGGTAGAAAACTGGGGTAAAGAAAATATTATTTTATGA
- a CDS encoding helix-turn-helix domain-containing protein, translating into MSSINIVVGQRIKQKRKQLKITGIEMARRLGISQQHYSRLENGHLKITVDQLIAIALILRISPQSLLITPEIMSPMLNAWAETTLSSNEIVISRNKKRRNLR; encoded by the coding sequence ATGAGTTCAATTAATATTGTTGTAGGTCAGAGAATTAAACAGAAAAGAAAGCAATTAAAAATAACAGGTATCGAGATGGCAAGAAGGCTTGGCATCAGTCAGCAGCACTATTCGCGTTTGGAAAATGGGCATCTTAAGATAACAGTCGATCAGCTTATTGCTATTGCTTTAATATTGAGAATATCGCCACAAAGTTTGTTGATTACACCCGAAATAATGTCACCAATGCTAAATGCTTGGGCTGAAACAACTTTGTCATCAAATGAAATTGTTATATCAAGAAATAAGAAGCGCCGTAATCTTAGATAA
- a CDS encoding GNAT family N-acetyltransferase, giving the protein MVFTLTKITENDWDFFRKLYADAGIMRFISDPLNEQQIKDAFDSRLPEWNIESSHWLCFVIRRKVDGLPMGLTGLVILDNVEPVAEVGYIIASEFSGMSLATDSLSALLSLPELSAISRYQAVITSGNNASVRVLEKNGFTLKEIIKDNYTIGGVMFDDCIYMLNKKLS; this is encoded by the coding sequence ATGGTGTTTACCTTAACCAAAATAACTGAAAATGATTGGGATTTTTTCAGAAAGTTATATGCAGATGCTGGGATAATGAGGTTTATTTCTGATCCACTAAATGAACAGCAAATTAAAGATGCCTTTGATAGTCGCCTGCCAGAATGGAATATAGAGTCTTCTCATTGGTTATGCTTTGTGATCCGTAGAAAAGTTGACGGGCTCCCAATGGGGTTAACCGGCTTAGTAATTCTTGATAATGTTGAACCTGTAGCCGAGGTGGGATACATAATCGCGAGTGAATTTTCTGGTATGTCTTTGGCTACTGATTCATTATCTGCCTTATTATCACTACCCGAACTATCTGCTATTTCGCGCTATCAGGCCGTGATCACAAGCGGAAACAATGCATCAGTACGCGTTCTGGAAAAAAATGGATTTACCCTTAAAGAGATCATTAAGGATAATTACACGATTGGCGGAGTTATGTTTGATGACTGTATTTATATGCTGAACAAAAAACTGAGTTAA
- the folD gene encoding bifunctional methylenetetrahydrofolate dehydrogenase/methenyltetrahydrofolate cyclohydrolase FolD gives MSARIIDGKSIAQTIRSEVAEKVKQRINAGKRAPGLAVILVGDNPASQIYVGSKRRACEEVGFISRSYDLPDTTSEADLLNLIDQLNADNTIDGILVQLPLPAGIDNVKVLERIHPDKDVDGFHPYNIGRLCQRAPKLRPCTPRGIVTLLERCNIPMNGLNAVIIGASNIVGRPMSLELLLAGCTTTVTHRFTKDLRFHVEHADLVVVAVGKPNFIPGEWIKPGAIVIDVGINRLESGKVVGDVDFEAASQRAGWISPVPGGVGPMTVATLIQNTLQACEEYHDPETGNN, from the coding sequence ATGTCAGCAAGAATTATAGATGGGAAATCGATTGCGCAGACCATCAGAAGCGAAGTTGCAGAAAAAGTAAAACAACGTATTAATGCAGGAAAACGAGCGCCTGGTTTAGCTGTTATTTTAGTGGGTGATAACCCAGCATCACAGATTTATGTTGGAAGTAAACGCCGCGCTTGTGAAGAAGTAGGCTTTATTTCTCGCTCTTATGATTTACCAGATACTACCAGTGAAGCTGATTTATTAAATCTCATCGACCAGCTTAATGCAGACAACACCATTGATGGTATCCTCGTTCAGCTCCCTTTACCTGCCGGAATTGATAATGTTAAGGTTTTAGAACGCATTCATCCTGATAAAGATGTGGATGGCTTTCACCCTTATAATATCGGCCGCCTATGCCAACGAGCACCTAAATTACGCCCTTGCACACCTCGTGGTATTGTCACACTACTAGAGCGTTGTAATATTCCTATGAATGGCTTAAATGCCGTTATTATTGGTGCATCAAACATTGTTGGTCGCCCAATGAGCTTAGAACTATTACTTGCGGGTTGTACAACAACAGTTACTCACCGTTTTACTAAAGATCTGCGCTTTCATGTTGAGCATGCGGATTTAGTTGTTGTGGCGGTAGGTAAACCTAACTTTATTCCTGGTGAGTGGATTAAACCGGGTGCAATCGTGATTGATGTCGGTATAAACCGTCTCGAAAGTGGTAAAGTTGTCGGAGATGTTGATTTTGAGGCAGCATCTCAACGTGCAGGCTGGATTTCTCCTGTCCCTGGTGGTGTAGGTCCAATGACAGTCGCCACACTTATTCAAAATACTTTGCAAGCATGCGAAGAGTACCACGACCCTGAAACAGGAAATAATTAA
- the ybcJ gene encoding ribosome-associated protein YbcJ gives METFQLDGHDYVELCDLLKLQGWTESGASAKSVIAEGLVSVDGEIETRKRCKIVAGKVVTYGEFSVSVSK, from the coding sequence ATGGAAACATTTCAATTAGATGGGCACGACTATGTCGAGCTTTGTGATTTATTAAAACTTCAAGGTTGGACTGAAAGCGGAGCCTCTGCTAAAAGTGTCATTGCTGAAGGTTTAGTGAGCGTTGACGGTGAAATTGAAACCCGTAAACGCTGTAAAATTGTTGCTGGAAAAGTGGTCACCTATGGTGAGTTTTCCGTTAGCGTTAGCAAATAA
- the fruK gene encoding 1-phosphofructokinase: protein MKRRVATITLNPAYDLVGLSNPIELGEVNRVKTAGFHAAGKGINVAKVLKSLGVDVTVGGFLGKENQDGFQKEFSDSGIANRFQMVEGRTRINVKLTEPNGKVTDFNFSGFEITKQDWTRFVNDTLSWAGQFDMICVSGSVPPSVDLNDFTAWMTRLRGECMCLIFDSSRDAFVAGLKASPWLVKPNHHELEIWAGRPLPELSDVVQAAQTLRQQGIAHVVISLGEQGAMWVNASGAWMAKPPKCDVVSTVGAGDSMVGGLIYGLMMRQTSEHTLRLATAVSALAVSQTNVGIHDREQLAKMMAEVELTPLKL, encoded by the coding sequence ATGAAACGCAGAGTAGCAACCATCACACTTAACCCTGCATATGATCTTGTCGGTTTAAGTAATCCCATTGAACTTGGTGAAGTTAATCGTGTTAAAACGGCTGGCTTCCATGCTGCGGGTAAAGGCATCAATGTGGCTAAGGTTTTAAAAAGCCTTGGCGTTGATGTTACTGTTGGCGGTTTTTTAGGCAAAGAAAACCAAGATGGATTTCAAAAAGAGTTTAGTGACTCCGGTATCGCGAACCGTTTTCAAATGGTTGAAGGCCGTACTCGAATTAATGTCAAACTCACAGAGCCCAATGGCAAAGTGACTGACTTCAATTTCTCTGGTTTTGAAATTACAAAACAAGACTGGACTCGCTTTGTTAACGACACGCTAAGTTGGGCGGGTCAATTTGATATGATTTGTGTCAGCGGTAGTGTTCCTCCGAGTGTTGATCTCAATGATTTCACTGCATGGATGACACGCTTACGTGGCGAATGTATGTGCTTGATCTTCGACAGTAGCAGAGATGCTTTTGTCGCAGGATTAAAAGCCTCCCCTTGGTTGGTTAAACCCAATCATCATGAATTAGAGATTTGGGCTGGCAGACCTTTACCTGAGCTTTCTGATGTTGTACAAGCGGCACAAACATTGCGTCAGCAAGGTATTGCTCATGTTGTTATTTCATTAGGTGAACAAGGTGCTATGTGGGTAAATGCATCTGGTGCATGGATGGCAAAACCGCCTAAGTGTGATGTTGTAAGTACGGTTGGTGCTGGAGATTCAATGGTAGGTGGTTTAATTTATGGCTTAATGATGCGACAAACCAGTGAGCACACCTTACGTCTTGCTACTGCTGTTTCTGCACTTGCTGTAAGCCAAACTAATGTTGGTATTCACGATCGTGAACAATTAGCAAAAATGATGGCAGAAGTAGAATTAACCCCTCTAAAATTATAA
- the cysS gene encoding cysteine--tRNA ligase: protein MLKIFNTLTRQKEEFKPIHAGKIGMYVCGITIYDLCHIGHGRTFVAFDAITRYLRYLGYDVNYVRNVTDVDDKIIKRAIENNETCEQLTTRMLAEMHKDFDALNIARPDSEPRATHHIAEIIELTEALIKRGHAYVADNGDVMFAIDTDPDYGLLSRQDLEQLQAGARVEVANVKRNPMDFVLWKMSKPGEPSWESPWGEGRPGWHIECSAMNGKELGHHFDIHGGGSDLMFPHHENEIAQSTCAHDGPYVNYWMHSGMVMVDKEKMSKSLNNFFTIRDVLAYYDAETVRYFLLSGHYRSQLNYTEENLKQARTALERLYTSLRGTDANAQPAGGEAFEAQFIDAMNDDFNTPEAYSVLFDLAREVNRLKSVDMNAANGLAAVLRKLAKVLGLLEQEPEYFLQSGAKADDAGEVEKIESLIQQRNDARKNKDWAAADVARDALTAMGIVLEDGPQGTVWRRNN from the coding sequence ATGCTAAAGATCTTTAATACTCTCACTCGCCAAAAAGAAGAATTTAAACCTATCCATGCAGGAAAAATAGGTATGTACGTGTGTGGCATCACTATTTATGACTTATGCCATATTGGTCATGGACGTACATTTGTGGCTTTTGACGCCATAACCCGTTATCTGCGTTACTTAGGATACGATGTTAACTATGTTCGTAACGTAACGGATGTGGATGATAAAATCATCAAACGTGCGATTGAAAATAATGAAACATGTGAGCAATTAACGACTCGTATGTTAGCTGAAATGCATAAAGATTTTGATGCATTAAATATTGCTCGCCCTGATTCAGAGCCGCGTGCAACACACCATATTGCTGAAATTATTGAATTAACAGAAGCGTTAATTAAACGTGGACATGCTTACGTTGCCGACAATGGCGATGTAATGTTTGCGATTGATACCGATCCTGATTATGGCTTACTTTCTCGCCAAGATTTAGAGCAACTACAAGCCGGTGCTCGTGTTGAAGTGGCTAACGTAAAACGTAATCCAATGGATTTCGTCTTATGGAAAATGTCTAAACCGGGTGAACCAAGCTGGGAGTCTCCTTGGGGAGAAGGTCGTCCGGGTTGGCATATCGAATGTTCTGCGATGAATGGTAAAGAATTAGGACATCATTTTGATATTCATGGTGGTGGTTCAGACTTAATGTTCCCTCATCATGAAAATGAGATTGCACAATCAACTTGTGCCCATGATGGTCCTTACGTTAATTACTGGATGCACTCGGGTATGGTGATGGTAGACAAAGAAAAAATGTCTAAATCACTTAATAACTTTTTTACTATTCGTGATGTATTGGCTTATTACGATGCTGAAACCGTGCGTTACTTCTTATTATCAGGCCATTATCGTAGTCAACTTAACTACACTGAAGAAAACTTAAAACAGGCTCGCACTGCATTAGAGCGCCTCTATACTTCATTACGTGGAACTGATGCGAATGCACAGCCTGCGGGTGGCGAAGCGTTTGAAGCGCAATTTATTGATGCAATGAACGATGATTTCAATACACCAGAAGCTTATTCAGTTTTGTTTGATTTAGCGCGTGAAGTGAATCGCCTCAAATCAGTTGATATGAATGCAGCGAATGGCTTAGCGGCAGTGTTACGTAAACTTGCTAAGGTATTAGGCTTATTAGAGCAAGAGCCAGAGTACTTCTTACAAAGTGGCGCTAAAGCGGATGATGCTGGTGAAGTTGAAAAAATTGAATCATTAATTCAACAGCGTAACGATGCTCGTAAAAACAAAGATTGGGCTGCGGCTGATGTTGCTCGTGATGCATTAACAGCGATGGGAATTGTTTTAGAAGATGGTCCTCAAGGAACAGTTTGGCGTCGTAATAATTAA
- the ppiB gene encoding peptidylprolyl isomerase B, which produces MVTFHTNYGDIVINTFADKAPATVENFLDYCKEGFYDNTIFHRVINGFMIQGGGFEPGMNQKATKAPVRNEANNGLANNRGTLAMARTNDPHSATAQFFINVADNDFLNFRAENANGWGYCVFAEVVEGMDVVDKIKAVSTGRSGFHQDVPREDIVIKSVTVSE; this is translated from the coding sequence ATGGTTACTTTTCATACCAATTACGGCGATATCGTGATTAATACATTTGCAGACAAAGCACCTGCAACCGTAGAAAATTTTTTAGACTACTGTAAAGAAGGATTCTACGATAACACTATTTTCCACCGTGTCATCAATGGTTTTATGATCCAAGGTGGTGGCTTTGAACCAGGTATGAACCAAAAAGCGACCAAAGCACCTGTAAGAAACGAAGCAAACAATGGCCTAGCAAACAACCGTGGTACATTAGCAATGGCTCGTACAAACGATCCTCATTCTGCTACTGCTCAATTCTTTATCAACGTTGCAGACAACGATTTCTTAAACTTCCGTGCTGAAAATGCAAATGGTTGGGGATATTGTGTCTTTGCTGAAGTTGTTGAAGGCATGGACGTTGTTGATAAAATTAAAGCGGTTTCCACTGGTCGTAGCGGTTTCCACCAAGATGTTCCTCGTGAAGATATCGTCATTAAAAGTGTAACGGTTAGCGAATAA
- a CDS encoding UDP-2,3-diacylglucosamine diphosphatase, whose protein sequence is MCTLFIADLHLSEHEPAITAGFLRFLKEQAIHAKALYILGDFFDFWIGDDDPNPLHQQIAQALMTLKNAGVPCYFIHGNRDFLIGSRFAKESGITLLPQEKVLEIEKHRILILHGDTLCTDDEAYQRYRKKVHNKFIQRLFSLLPLFIRLRIADKMRSRSQHENQYKSDAIMDVNPQAVIDTFKHFNTEWMIHGHTHRPAIHTVNIDDKIHYRGVLGAWHTEGSMFKVTAEKIELIHFPF, encoded by the coding sequence ATGTGTACGCTTTTTATTGCAGACCTGCATTTAAGTGAACATGAACCGGCAATCACTGCCGGTTTTCTTCGCTTTTTAAAAGAACAAGCTATTCATGCAAAAGCACTTTATATCTTAGGTGATTTTTTTGATTTTTGGATAGGTGACGATGATCCTAATCCTTTGCATCAACAAATAGCTCAAGCTCTGATGACGCTAAAAAATGCAGGAGTACCTTGTTATTTTATTCATGGAAACCGTGATTTTTTAATTGGCTCTCGTTTTGCAAAAGAGAGTGGTATCACCTTACTTCCACAAGAAAAAGTGCTCGAAATTGAGAAGCATCGCATCCTAATTTTGCACGGTGATACACTTTGTACAGATGATGAAGCGTATCAACGTTACCGTAAAAAAGTGCATAATAAATTTATTCAGCGCTTATTCTCACTACTGCCTTTATTTATTCGACTGCGTATCGCTGACAAAATGCGTTCGCGTAGCCAGCACGAAAATCAGTATAAGTCTGATGCCATTATGGATGTTAACCCACAGGCTGTGATTGATACTTTTAAGCATTTCAATACAGAATGGATGATCCACGGTCATACTCATCGTCCAGCAATTCACACTGTTAATATTGATGATAAAATACATTATCGTGGTGTATTAGGTGCTTGGCATACTGAAGGTTCTATGTTTAAAGTGACAGCTGAAAAAATAGAACTTATTCATTTCCCCTTCTAA
- the purE gene encoding 5-(carboxyamino)imidazole ribonucleotide mutase translates to MSSQVGLNTSSARIAIVMGSKSDWATMSHAADVLDALQLPYHVEIVSAHRTPDKLFSFAEQAKSNGFDVIIAGAGGAAHLPGMLAAKTLVPVLGVPVQSAALSGVDSLYSIVQMPKGIPVGTLAIGKAGAANAALLAAQILALHSPTIFEALTAWRTAQTDDVLNNPDPREAL, encoded by the coding sequence ATGTCTTCTCAAGTTGGTCTAAATACCTCTTCCGCTCGTATCGCTATTGTAATGGGCTCTAAAAGCGACTGGGCAACAATGTCTCATGCCGCTGATGTACTAGACGCACTACAACTTCCTTATCATGTTGAGATTGTCTCTGCACACCGTACCCCTGATAAGCTATTTAGCTTTGCAGAACAAGCCAAAAGTAATGGCTTTGATGTCATTATTGCAGGAGCAGGTGGTGCTGCCCATTTACCGGGTATGCTCGCAGCAAAAACGCTCGTCCCAGTATTAGGAGTTCCTGTTCAAAGTGCTGCATTAAGCGGTGTTGATAGCCTTTACTCTATTGTGCAAATGCCGAAAGGTATTCCTGTGGGAACATTAGCGATTGGTAAAGCAGGTGCCGCCAATGCCGCTTTATTAGCCGCTCAAATTTTAGCATTACACTCCCCTACTATTTTTGAAGCACTAACAGCATGGCGTACAGCACAAACTGATGATGTCTTAAATAACCCTGATCCAAGGGAGGCACTATGA
- the purK gene encoding 5-(carboxyamino)imidazole ribonucleotide synthase: MKPVCVLGNGQLGRMLRQAGEPLGIAVYPVGLDAEPEAVPYQKSIITAEIERWPETALTKELERHTNFVNRDIFPLLADRLPQKQLLDELGLATAPWQPLTSPTQWPDIFAQLGDFIIVKRRVGGYDGRGQWRIHPGEEQQLPAEIYGECIVEQGIPFLGEVSLVGARDSNGNCVFYPLTHNLHQDGILRMSVALPTPASKLQQSAEKMLTAILNKLNYVGVMAMECFIVGDKLLINELAPRVHNSGHWTQNGASISQFELHLRAILDLPMPKPEVCQPAVMVNLIGTDVNPQWLSLPLVHLHWYEKEVRPVRKVGHLNLVHSDNQPLKETLKSLSLMLDDAYQYPIKWALEKLS; the protein is encoded by the coding sequence ATGAAGCCAGTTTGTGTTCTTGGAAATGGTCAATTAGGACGAATGCTAAGACAAGCCGGTGAGCCTTTAGGAATTGCAGTTTACCCAGTCGGATTAGATGCAGAGCCTGAAGCCGTTCCCTATCAAAAAAGTATAATCACAGCTGAAATTGAGCGCTGGCCTGAAACCGCTCTCACCAAAGAATTAGAGCGTCATACTAACTTTGTAAACCGTGATATTTTCCCATTGCTTGCCGATAGATTGCCTCAAAAACAACTTCTTGATGAACTAGGTTTAGCAACAGCACCTTGGCAACCATTAACGTCACCAACACAATGGCCTGATATCTTCGCTCAATTGGGTGACTTTATTATTGTGAAGCGCCGAGTTGGTGGTTATGACGGTCGTGGTCAATGGCGTATTCATCCTGGAGAAGAACAACAGTTACCTGCTGAAATTTATGGTGAATGCATTGTTGAGCAAGGTATTCCCTTTTTAGGTGAAGTTTCATTAGTGGGTGCAAGAGATAGCAATGGAAACTGTGTTTTCTACCCTTTGACTCACAACCTGCATCAAGATGGCATTTTACGCATGAGTGTCGCCTTACCAACACCTGCGTCAAAACTACAACAATCAGCGGAAAAAATGCTGACTGCCATCCTTAATAAGCTCAATTATGTGGGTGTAATGGCGATGGAGTGCTTTATCGTTGGTGATAAATTACTTATTAACGAATTAGCCCCTCGAGTTCATAACAGTGGCCATTGGACACAAAATGGTGCCTCAATTAGCCAGTTTGAGTTACATCTGCGTGCAATTTTAGATTTACCTATGCCAAAACCTGAGGTTTGCCAACCGGCGGTAATGGTTAATTTGATTGGCACTGATGTCAACCCTCAATGGCTTTCATTACCATTAGTTCATTTACATTGGTATGAAAAAGAAGTTCGCCCTGTCCGCAAAGTGGGCCATCTCAATCTTGTACATAGCGATAATCAACCACTGAAAGAGACCCTCAAATCATTAAGCTTGATGCTTGATGATGCCTATCAGTACCCTATCAAATGGGCTTTAGAAAAATTAAGCTAG